In one window of Rhodoglobus vestalii DNA:
- a CDS encoding DUF3560 domain-containing protein produces the protein MLIITHSHETGTMIEGTVRGDGTAEILKAQRWRWGRSIAAWFVPQSRDRLPKWPTINATAAALRAAGFEVATKIDEATRSTAEVEAGKIERQEQRAGALDSKADRKATVADQAQARADRAHDSLPEGGEPIKVGHHSENRHRNAIEKAHNTQGRAIEAGNDATEAARRAETAQHTTGARYSVQTVANRIKKLEADTRRTQRHITGKRDWITNDAGQSEFSAEPIAATGAYLDRLTILLAEQQDQLTYWLQVRADQIAGGTATNYTRETISKGDFVRHRFGWAEVARVNAKSVSIRTEYSWTDTLEYEAIKEVKTAAEMGSQAAS, from the coding sequence ATGCTGATAATCACCCATTCACACGAGACCGGAACCATGATCGAGGGAACAGTGCGCGGAGACGGAACCGCCGAAATCTTGAAGGCTCAGCGCTGGCGCTGGGGGCGTAGCATCGCAGCGTGGTTCGTACCGCAGAGCCGCGACCGCCTGCCGAAGTGGCCCACCATCAACGCCACCGCCGCAGCATTACGCGCGGCAGGGTTCGAGGTTGCCACAAAGATTGACGAGGCCACCCGCTCCACAGCCGAAGTAGAGGCGGGAAAAATTGAGCGCCAAGAACAGCGCGCGGGCGCGCTCGATTCCAAAGCAGACCGCAAAGCCACCGTCGCAGACCAGGCACAAGCGCGTGCAGACCGGGCACACGATTCTCTGCCCGAGGGAGGCGAGCCAATCAAGGTAGGCCACCACTCAGAGAACAGGCACCGTAACGCGATCGAAAAAGCACACAACACACAGGGCCGGGCAATCGAAGCAGGAAACGACGCGACAGAAGCCGCCCGACGAGCCGAAACAGCACAGCACACCACCGGCGCCCGCTACAGCGTGCAGACCGTAGCTAACCGCATCAAAAAGTTGGAAGCAGACACCCGACGCACTCAACGCCACATCACTGGCAAGCGCGACTGGATTACCAACGATGCCGGGCAAAGTGAGTTCAGTGCCGAACCAATCGCCGCTACCGGCGCATATCTCGACCGTCTCACCATTCTGTTGGCAGAGCAGCAAGACCAGCTCACCTACTGGCTGCAAGTTCGCGCTGACCAGATCGCCGGAGGCACAGCCACCAACTACACCCGCGAAACAATCAGCAAGGGCGACTTTGTGAGGCACCGTTTCGGATGGGCAGAGGTGGCACGAGTCAACGCCAAATCAGTCTCGATCCGCACAGAGTACAGCTGGACTGACACTCTCGAATACGAAGCCATCAAAGAAGTAAAAACAGCCGCTGAAATGGGCAGTCAAGCCGCGAGCTAG
- a CDS encoding DUF2326 domain-containing protein yields MKLSKLYSNHDDLFSPIAFSDGLNVVLAEIKLPENQKKNTHNLGKTTLGQVIDFCLLARRHKEMFLFKNPKLFSSFVFFLEIELRPGYYVTVRRAVSEPSKASFKRHVTRGANLVDLGEEDWDHWRASFDRSRTLLDGMLDLAAVKPWDFRKGLGYLIRSQRDYRDVFQLAHFASAHADWKPYIAHILGFDSSLLKDYYAAENAVEELRATEKIVQRELGGSVEDLSKIEGLLLLRQSDVDRQQKLLDSFDFRDQDRDATKRLVDEIDEQISELNADRYSLGFNRKRLLASLEADALMFDVESATRIFTEVGVLFTGQIKKDFNQLVAFNRAITDERNQYLREELGQIDASLDEINVRLNELGAERASSLEFLGDTDVFKKYKTVSDQLIELRADIVSLTRQREHIHRLQQLRGEIRETSERLTHLGTAWEREVEAANAADASGLFTTIRLLFDGIVSSVIDQGALLTVSLNSESHPEFRAEILNSAGTATSADRGNTYKKLLCIAFDLAILRAHQDTGYPEFVFHDGAFETLDPRTKGKLLAVMRKYSEIGIQQIVTLIDADVPPENEQGVTFTDDEVILRLHDVDESGRLFKMTSW; encoded by the coding sequence ATGAAGCTCTCTAAGCTCTACAGCAACCACGATGATCTCTTTAGCCCAATAGCTTTCTCCGATGGGCTGAATGTGGTTTTGGCTGAGATCAAGCTCCCGGAAAACCAGAAGAAGAACACGCACAACTTGGGCAAGACGACGTTGGGTCAGGTCATTGATTTCTGCCTTCTCGCCCGTCGCCACAAAGAGATGTTCCTGTTCAAGAACCCCAAGCTATTTTCGTCGTTTGTCTTTTTTCTAGAGATTGAACTGAGGCCCGGTTACTACGTGACCGTACGGCGCGCAGTATCAGAACCGAGCAAGGCGTCGTTTAAAAGGCACGTGACGCGTGGAGCCAACCTGGTCGATCTAGGGGAAGAGGACTGGGACCACTGGCGTGCGTCCTTTGACCGGTCCCGCACGCTGCTCGACGGCATGCTCGACCTGGCCGCAGTCAAACCGTGGGACTTTCGAAAGGGTCTCGGATACCTGATTCGTTCACAGCGCGACTATCGAGACGTCTTCCAACTTGCTCATTTCGCGTCCGCACACGCCGACTGGAAGCCCTACATTGCCCACATCCTCGGATTCGACTCATCACTTCTGAAGGACTATTACGCGGCGGAAAATGCAGTCGAAGAGTTGAGAGCCACAGAGAAGATAGTTCAACGTGAGCTTGGGGGCTCGGTAGAGGACCTCAGCAAAATAGAGGGTTTGCTGCTGCTCCGTCAGAGTGACGTCGACAGGCAACAAAAACTCCTCGACTCCTTCGACTTCCGCGACCAAGATCGAGACGCCACTAAACGCTTAGTAGATGAGATAGACGAGCAAATTTCGGAGCTAAACGCTGACCGGTATTCGCTCGGCTTCAACCGAAAACGCCTCTTGGCCTCTCTCGAGGCGGACGCGCTCATGTTCGACGTTGAGAGCGCAACACGGATCTTCACAGAAGTCGGCGTCCTCTTCACCGGTCAGATCAAAAAGGACTTCAACCAGCTGGTGGCTTTCAATCGCGCCATCACGGACGAACGGAACCAATATCTCCGAGAGGAGCTCGGACAAATAGATGCATCTCTAGATGAAATCAATGTCCGGCTCAACGAACTCGGCGCGGAGCGCGCATCGTCACTGGAGTTCCTCGGTGACACCGACGTTTTCAAGAAGTACAAGACGGTATCCGACCAGCTAATTGAACTAAGGGCTGACATAGTGTCGCTCACCCGGCAACGGGAACACATTCATCGCCTACAGCAGCTTCGTGGAGAGATTCGGGAAACTTCGGAGCGCCTCACCCATCTCGGCACCGCTTGGGAACGAGAAGTAGAGGCCGCCAACGCGGCGGACGCATCAGGTCTATTCACCACAATTCGCCTTCTCTTTGACGGAATCGTGTCCAGCGTCATCGACCAAGGTGCGCTTTTGACGGTAAGTTTAAACTCCGAATCGCATCCAGAGTTCAGGGCAGAAATCTTAAACTCCGCGGGGACGGCTACGAGTGCCGACCGTGGAAACACCTATAAGAAACTTCTCTGCATCGCCTTCGATCTTGCAATTTTGCGGGCGCACCAAGACACGGGCTACCCCGAGTTTGTCTTCCACGATGGGGCATTCGAGACCTTGGACCCCAGGACGAAGGGAAAGCTCCTCGCGGTAATGAGAAAATACAGCGAAATCGGGATCCAGCAGATCGTGACCCTTATTGATGCTGATGTCCCGCCTGAAAACGAGCAAGGCGTCACTTTCACGGACGATGAGGTCATTCTCCGACTTCATGACGTCGATGAATCTGGACGTCTCTTCAAAATGACCTCGTGGTAG
- a CDS encoding ribbon-helix-helix protein, CopG family has protein sequence MSTKYEELAARAERGELVVKPGTVRRGDAAAHDEIQRLVMEATGASTVQEAANIAVGRPRVGAKGGQSPVVRARVPQSLKERVAALAEREQRAESDIVREAVAAYVEMRQVS, from the coding sequence ATGAGTACCAAATACGAAGAACTAGCTGCCCGCGCCGAGCGTGGCGAGCTAGTAGTGAAGCCAGGAACCGTGCGTCGCGGTGACGCCGCAGCACACGACGAGATCCAGCGCCTTGTGATGGAAGCGACTGGCGCGAGCACAGTGCAAGAAGCCGCCAACATTGCCGTTGGCCGGCCGCGCGTGGGCGCGAAGGGCGGGCAGTCGCCCGTCGTGCGCGCACGAGTGCCCCAATCCCTCAAAGAGCGCGTGGCCGCTCTTGCAGAGCGGGAACAGCGCGCAGAGTCAGACATCGTGCGCGAAGCCGTGGCAGCCTACGTCGAAATGCGGCAAGTTTCTTGA
- a CDS encoding glutaredoxin domain-containing protein, with protein MRVRQSDSSPGCQPYRMTKMKLDQEGVSYTVIDLSQDAAAVEHIKTLGHLQAPVVETDPTSWSGFRPDLNTTLS; from the coding sequence GTGAGGGTCAGGCAAAGCGACAGCAGCCCCGGGTGCCAGCCGTACCGGATGACGAAGATGAAGCTCGACCAGGAGGGCGTCAGCTACACCGTCATTGACCTCTCACAAGACGCCGCCGCGGTGGAGCACATCAAGACGCTGGGACACCTGCAAGCCCCCGTCGTTGAGACAGACCCCACGAGCTGGTCAGGCTTTCGCCCCGACCTGAACACGACCCTCAGCTAA
- a CDS encoding recombinase family protein, producing the protein MTQTFGYIRVSTLDQNTIRQLDGEQFDRVFTDKASGKDQNRPELAKLIDFARDGDTVLVHSMDRLARNLDDLRAIVRQLTDKKVQVRFVKENLTFTGDDTAMATFLLSVMGAFAEFERALIRERQREGITLAKKAGVYKGRSKALNDEQAAEVARRSAAGEAKAALAREFGVSRQTIYEYLQPDHH; encoded by the coding sequence GTGACTCAAACCTTTGGATACATACGGGTCAGCACGCTGGACCAGAACACTATCCGGCAGCTCGACGGCGAACAGTTCGACCGCGTGTTCACGGACAAAGCGTCAGGGAAAGACCAGAACCGCCCGGAGCTGGCGAAGCTGATCGACTTCGCTCGCGACGGCGACACCGTCTTGGTTCATTCGATGGACCGCTTGGCTCGGAACCTCGACGATCTTCGAGCGATCGTTCGACAGCTCACCGACAAGAAGGTGCAGGTTCGATTCGTGAAGGAGAACTTGACCTTCACTGGCGACGACACCGCGATGGCCACGTTCTTACTTTCCGTGATGGGAGCGTTCGCTGAATTCGAGCGCGCCCTCATTCGTGAGCGACAGCGCGAAGGCATCACACTGGCCAAAAAGGCTGGCGTTTACAAAGGACGAAGCAAGGCCTTGAATGATGAGCAAGCAGCCGAGGTTGCGAGGCGTTCTGCTGCAGGTGAAGCGAAAGCAGCACTAGCCCGAGAATTCGGCGTCAGCCGTCAGACGATCTACGAGTACCTCCAACCAGACCACCACTAG
- a CDS encoding ABC transporter permease, whose product MNRSWLILREAIASARSAPITSLAVFIMVAGMCVGVMLTTGRTVAAQQSVIATLDAAGTRSIVVRAESGAGVDSTVIARIRNIAGIEWTGAFGPASDVENAAFSGGTRVPVRDIWTEDPSIFDLQSTPVEDSVWASDKALSELGFQAPTGGINSVSGEPSRSIVGRLELPDYLNFLEPAVFHPRAPSAIGEIAVLVIVVDDPSLVGAVSVAVQSVLAPDDITKIAISSSESLARLRSSIQGDLATSGRGLVLGVLGLTGLLLAIVVYGMVALRRKDFGRRRALGASQKLIVALVTLQSTLLALVGSIVGLSGATVALIIMRDPLPGWAFTLAIGILATAIGVVSSLIPAGLAARREPINELRVP is encoded by the coding sequence ATGAACAGGTCATGGTTGATCCTGCGGGAGGCGATCGCCAGTGCCAGAAGCGCACCGATTACCTCACTCGCAGTGTTCATCATGGTGGCCGGGATGTGTGTTGGGGTGATGTTGACCACCGGTCGCACAGTCGCGGCGCAGCAGTCCGTGATCGCGACCCTGGATGCCGCGGGCACCCGATCCATTGTCGTAAGGGCGGAATCGGGTGCTGGCGTTGACAGCACGGTAATCGCTCGGATTCGAAACATTGCAGGCATTGAGTGGACGGGTGCATTTGGCCCCGCCAGCGACGTTGAGAATGCTGCATTCTCAGGCGGAACTCGTGTTCCAGTTCGCGATATTTGGACTGAGGATCCATCTATATTTGATCTCCAGTCGACTCCAGTTGAAGACAGCGTGTGGGCCTCCGACAAGGCACTTAGCGAGCTTGGGTTTCAAGCGCCCACGGGAGGAATAAACAGTGTCTCTGGAGAACCGTCACGAAGCATCGTCGGCCGCCTCGAACTGCCCGATTACTTGAACTTTCTAGAACCCGCGGTTTTCCATCCAAGGGCACCCAGCGCGATAGGTGAAATTGCAGTGCTCGTGATCGTCGTAGACGATCCATCCCTTGTTGGCGCCGTGTCGGTCGCGGTCCAATCAGTCCTAGCACCGGATGACATCACAAAGATTGCGATCAGCTCGAGCGAATCGCTAGCTCGACTCCGATCGTCGATCCAAGGAGATTTAGCAACCTCAGGACGCGGACTCGTCCTGGGTGTGCTCGGATTGACGGGGCTTCTCTTGGCCATCGTCGTTTACGGCATGGTCGCCTTGCGGCGTAAAGACTTCGGTCGGCGCCGCGCGCTCGGCGCCTCACAAAAATTGATCGTCGCCCTAGTCACGCTTCAATCGACATTGTTAGCCCTGGTCGGATCAATTGTCGGTTTGAGCGGCGCGACTGTAGCACTAATCATTATGCGAGATCCGCTGCCCGGGTGGGCATTCACCCTGGCAATAGGCATCCTTGCAACGGCAATTGGCGTCGTAAGTTCCCTCATTCCCGCCGGGCTCGCGGCTCGAAGAGAACCCATCAATGAATTACGCGTGCCCTGA
- a CDS encoding ABC-three component system middle component 8, whose amino-acid sequence MLKPSKHAHPDQTVLNVSLILLAKLRNERVSSHAELVSISKTKVSGGDVLFMPAVNFLFVLGLVEYRSKTDSFEYVGPNEAL is encoded by the coding sequence ATGCTGAAACCCTCTAAGCACGCCCACCCGGATCAAACAGTTTTGAATGTCTCACTCATACTCCTTGCCAAGCTGCGTAATGAGCGGGTCTCCTCCCATGCAGAGCTTGTCTCCATCTCGAAAACAAAAGTGAGTGGCGGGGACGTTCTCTTCATGCCGGCTGTCAATTTTCTTTTCGTTCTGGGACTTGTCGAGTACCGATCAAAGACCGATTCCTTCGAATACGTAGGGCCAAATGAAGCTCTCTAA
- a CDS encoding peptidoglycan-binding domain-containing protein — protein sequence MVAASGVAWASATVLAPPSEVLSEVPFTFVAAEYGEVGSSLTLNAAAEWHPEPNGTNLAAGTVTTVDVANGDEVVLGQRVYSVDLRPVFAARGDIPAFRDLSRGLTGPDVMQLQELLIAAGTYTGPADGEFYAGTERAVEAWQLSQGVEVDGSVRRSDIIFISSLPTRVAVSDELVRGASLVGGEIVMSGLGSVPNFTIPIGDGQSGLISDGDRVEISAPDGSSWEAKVANRLIDENGQLLLILMSTSDASICDLECGAIPVGDPTLLESRVITQEPEVGVVIPSAAFLVKADGEVVVVDRDGAEHVVSVVASSRGMSVVDGIDVGLFVQVPASE from the coding sequence ATGGTCGCTGCTTCGGGCGTGGCATGGGCTTCTGCGACTGTATTGGCGCCGCCAAGCGAAGTTCTCAGCGAGGTGCCTTTCACCTTCGTCGCCGCAGAGTATGGCGAAGTGGGCTCGAGTCTCACTCTGAATGCCGCCGCCGAATGGCATCCCGAGCCCAATGGAACGAACCTTGCGGCCGGAACCGTTACTACAGTGGACGTGGCTAATGGTGACGAAGTCGTACTGGGGCAGAGGGTCTATTCGGTCGACCTTCGCCCGGTATTTGCTGCTCGCGGTGACATTCCCGCTTTCCGGGACTTGTCGCGTGGCCTCACTGGTCCAGACGTGATGCAGCTACAGGAGCTACTAATTGCAGCCGGAACTTACACTGGCCCTGCCGACGGCGAGTTTTACGCTGGCACAGAACGGGCAGTGGAAGCTTGGCAGCTCTCACAGGGTGTCGAGGTCGACGGTTCCGTCCGCAGATCGGACATCATCTTCATCAGTTCCCTCCCCACGCGAGTTGCTGTTTCAGATGAGCTAGTTCGGGGGGCCTCGCTGGTGGGTGGGGAGATTGTGATGTCCGGGCTTGGTTCCGTACCCAATTTTACGATTCCGATCGGGGATGGACAATCTGGGCTAATTTCTGATGGAGATCGCGTCGAGATTAGCGCCCCCGATGGGTCCTCTTGGGAGGCGAAGGTGGCGAATCGGCTCATTGACGAGAATGGACAGCTCTTGTTGATCCTGATGTCGACGTCGGACGCGTCTATTTGCGACTTGGAGTGCGGGGCCATTCCAGTTGGTGACCCGACGCTTCTGGAATCGCGGGTCATCACACAGGAGCCCGAAGTGGGAGTCGTGATCCCGTCGGCGGCTTTCCTAGTGAAAGCCGACGGTGAAGTCGTGGTCGTAGATCGTGATGGGGCCGAACACGTTGTGTCAGTGGTCGCGAGCTCCCGTGGGATGAGCGTTGTTGACGGAATCGACGTAGGCCTCTTCGTGCAGGTGCCGGCCTCAGAATGA
- a CDS encoding ABC-three component system protein codes for MTRFAYEDLYPQQFEELVVLICQELLGIAVQGFADGADSGRDARFEGTAQLMPSSSNPWNGRVVVQAKHTNGLNRAFNETDFFSKQSKTSVLALELPKVKKLKDDGDLDHYMLFANRRLSAGVESDIRSEISTACGIPSSSVYICGLEQLEIWLRKFKGLVKIANLDPIDSPLIVSPDELAEIVTAFASQRDLITATIDDAPVERTPLVEKNRINGMTAEYSTELRRLVMVDEAQIRSFLAAPENAELLDLYEATVDEIQLKIIAKRKDYQSFDDVLNYLLDLLYARDAVLRQRTHKRLTRSLLFYMYWNCDIGREADDAETL; via the coding sequence GTGACTCGCTTCGCCTACGAGGATCTGTACCCACAGCAGTTCGAAGAACTCGTCGTGCTCATCTGCCAAGAACTCCTCGGCATCGCCGTCCAGGGATTCGCGGACGGTGCTGACAGTGGCCGAGACGCCAGATTCGAGGGCACCGCCCAGTTGATGCCAAGCAGCTCCAACCCATGGAACGGGCGGGTAGTCGTCCAGGCGAAGCACACAAATGGCCTAAACCGCGCCTTCAACGAAACCGACTTCTTCAGCAAACAGAGCAAGACCAGTGTTCTCGCGCTTGAGCTTCCAAAGGTCAAGAAGTTGAAGGATGACGGAGATCTTGACCACTACATGCTCTTCGCCAACCGCCGGCTAAGTGCCGGAGTCGAATCCGACATTCGATCTGAGATCTCTACAGCCTGCGGAATCCCCAGCTCCTCGGTTTACATCTGTGGCCTAGAACAACTAGAGATATGGCTTCGTAAATTCAAAGGTCTTGTCAAGATCGCAAACCTTGACCCAATCGACTCGCCTTTAATTGTGAGTCCAGACGAATTGGCCGAAATCGTGACAGCCTTTGCGTCTCAACGTGATCTCATCACAGCGACGATCGACGACGCCCCGGTTGAGCGCACGCCTCTGGTTGAGAAGAATCGGATAAACGGAATGACGGCCGAGTACTCGACCGAGCTACGCCGATTAGTGATGGTTGACGAAGCTCAGATCCGGAGCTTCCTTGCGGCGCCCGAAAACGCTGAACTCCTGGACCTTTACGAAGCCACTGTGGACGAGATTCAGCTGAAGATAATCGCGAAGCGTAAGGACTACCAGAGCTTCGACGACGTTCTCAACTATCTACTCGATCTTCTGTACGCCCGCGACGCCGTTCTCCGGCAACGCACCCACAAGCGCCTAACGCGGTCTTTGCTCTTCTACATGTACTGGAATTGCGACATAGGTCGGGAGGCAGACGATGCTGAAACCCTCTAA
- a CDS encoding ABC transporter ATP-binding protein, which translates to MTVAISTSDLTFGYGATPLIEGWDQRIDCGELVAITGPSGCGKSTLLYLLGLMLSPTRGEIHIGGSPTSRLKDAQRARFRAERFGFVFQDAALDTTRTVLDNVIETTLYRGESASSKVPDALALLERFGVGLRAAARPGQVSGGQAQRIALCRALLHKPEIVLADEPTGNLDPASAAVVLDAFREHASSGRTVIVVTHDPSVVAKCDRTIHL; encoded by the coding sequence ATGACCGTTGCGATCAGCACAAGCGACCTTACATTCGGCTACGGAGCCACACCACTGATCGAAGGTTGGGATCAGCGAATCGATTGCGGCGAATTGGTAGCCATCACCGGACCATCTGGCTGCGGCAAATCGACATTGCTCTACTTGCTAGGTCTAATGCTTAGCCCAACCCGCGGGGAGATCCACATCGGCGGCAGTCCGACGTCGCGGCTCAAAGACGCGCAACGGGCGCGGTTTAGAGCGGAGCGCTTCGGGTTCGTGTTTCAAGACGCTGCGCTTGACACGACAAGAACCGTGCTCGACAATGTGATCGAAACTACCCTATACCGCGGGGAATCAGCCTCCTCGAAGGTGCCTGATGCGCTGGCGCTCTTGGAGCGCTTCGGGGTAGGGCTGCGCGCTGCAGCGCGGCCGGGCCAAGTGTCCGGCGGGCAAGCTCAGCGGATAGCCCTATGCCGCGCCTTGCTACACAAACCCGAGATTGTCCTTGCGGACGAACCGACCGGCAACCTTGACCCGGCATCAGCGGCCGTAGTCCTAGACGCATTCCGTGAGCATGCTTCATCAGGACGGACCGTCATTGTCGTCACTCACGACCCCTCGGTCGTTGCTAAGTGCGATCGGACGATCCATCTATGA
- a CDS encoding DNA methyltransferase — translation MRNSWNEITARAEKFAIDWADASYEKGESQTFWTELLEVFGVNRKRAGGYFEYAVKLAGKKYGFIDMFLPGKLLIEQKSAGRDLGSAQGQALGYLDGLVDYDLPEAIVACDFQTFQILDLSTREVTSFALADLHKHVRHFGILIDEAPQKYEEQNPVNREAAERMAALHNVLANAGYVGHKLEILLVRLVFCLFAEDSNIFEANQFKNFVRNRTHDDGTDLGPRLNKLFEVLNTPLHERSSMLDEDIAAFPYINGGLFAETTVAADFDATLRLTLLQASKPDWSKVSPAIFGAMFQGVMDDKKRHDVGAHYTSEENILRVIKPLFLDDLYAEFEPLARRRVRTMQEKPEDARVRDRRLARLKEFHEKIATLNFLDPACGCGNFLVIAYRELRRLEHRVVAAMSEGTTLVDVRELLRVRVEQFHGMEIEEFPALIARTALWLTDHQMNREASAQLGMHYTRLPLSDGGDIHWSNALTQSWVDMFDPAQIDYIMGNPPFNGSRTMEKSQKAEVRTIAKGLKQAGFLDYVTAWYLLADRFLEKNPAIEVAFVSTNSISQGEQPSIFWPKLFSTGVHINFAHRTFRWSNGASGQAHVYCVIIGFARKSRPQKQIFDYPDVKGEPVLQLVDSINPYLVEGDEYVVSNRQTQISGQLSMSFGNMAADGGRLLFTAAQRDEFLEKEPAAEKWMKPCWDANALIQRQPRYCLWLVGISPTELKALPLVYERVAETQIIRAKSSRPALASIPHLFAQVTQSPDHRFLLIPRHSSESRRYIPMGFLEEGNVCTDACVAVQDASLSLFAILTSEMHMDWMRLVGGRLEGRYRYSKDVVYNNFVFPKTTPDQTADLERLGQAVLDARELYRNDSLATLYDDVLMPPELRKAHSAIDAYVDHLYRDEPFNGWDDRVKMLLDMHEVLEA, via the coding sequence GTGCGTAACTCATGGAACGAGATAACCGCTCGGGCGGAAAAATTTGCTATTGATTGGGCTGATGCCAGCTACGAGAAAGGCGAGTCCCAAACATTCTGGACTGAACTTCTAGAGGTTTTCGGAGTTAACCGGAAGCGGGCGGGAGGCTACTTTGAATATGCGGTGAAACTCGCCGGCAAGAAGTACGGCTTCATCGACATGTTCCTTCCGGGCAAACTGCTGATCGAACAGAAGAGCGCCGGGCGCGACCTTGGAAGCGCCCAAGGGCAGGCGCTCGGGTACCTCGATGGTCTTGTCGATTATGACCTACCCGAAGCCATCGTCGCCTGCGACTTTCAGACCTTCCAGATCCTGGATCTTTCAACCCGTGAGGTGACGAGTTTCGCTCTTGCCGACCTCCACAAGCACGTTCGACACTTCGGCATCCTGATTGACGAGGCCCCCCAAAAGTACGAGGAGCAGAACCCGGTCAACCGCGAGGCGGCCGAACGCATGGCAGCCCTGCACAACGTCTTGGCCAACGCAGGTTACGTTGGTCACAAACTCGAAATATTGCTGGTTCGCCTGGTTTTCTGCCTCTTCGCAGAAGACTCAAACATCTTCGAGGCCAACCAGTTCAAGAATTTTGTCCGCAACCGGACGCACGACGACGGTACCGATCTAGGCCCACGTCTCAACAAGCTGTTTGAGGTACTAAACACCCCGCTGCACGAGCGTTCCTCGATGCTGGACGAAGACATCGCCGCTTTCCCCTACATCAATGGGGGCCTGTTTGCCGAAACAACCGTTGCCGCCGACTTTGATGCCACCTTGCGGCTTACTCTTCTCCAAGCCAGCAAGCCCGACTGGTCCAAGGTGTCGCCGGCGATATTTGGAGCAATGTTCCAAGGCGTCATGGATGACAAGAAACGCCACGACGTCGGCGCTCACTATACGAGCGAGGAAAACATTCTGCGGGTCATCAAGCCTCTCTTCCTCGATGACCTGTACGCGGAATTCGAACCATTGGCGCGCCGCCGCGTCAGAACAATGCAGGAGAAGCCCGAAGACGCCCGCGTACGCGACCGCCGACTTGCGCGACTAAAGGAATTCCACGAGAAGATCGCAACTTTGAACTTCCTTGACCCGGCTTGTGGCTGCGGAAACTTCCTCGTCATCGCCTACCGTGAGCTGCGGCGACTGGAGCACCGTGTGGTGGCAGCAATGTCGGAGGGCACCACGCTGGTCGACGTTCGTGAATTATTGAGAGTCCGTGTCGAACAGTTCCACGGGATGGAAATTGAAGAGTTCCCTGCTCTCATCGCCCGCACGGCACTGTGGCTGACCGACCACCAAATGAATCGTGAAGCAAGCGCCCAGCTGGGAATGCACTACACGCGGCTCCCCCTCTCTGACGGTGGCGACATCCACTGGTCAAACGCCCTCACCCAGTCGTGGGTCGATATGTTCGATCCAGCCCAGATTGACTACATCATGGGCAACCCACCTTTCAATGGCTCTAGGACTATGGAAAAGAGCCAAAAGGCCGAGGTCCGCACTATAGCGAAGGGTCTCAAACAGGCCGGCTTCCTCGACTACGTCACCGCCTGGTATCTCTTAGCGGACAGATTTCTCGAGAAGAACCCGGCTATCGAGGTCGCGTTTGTCTCCACAAATTCGATAAGCCAGGGCGAGCAGCCATCAATCTTCTGGCCAAAACTCTTCAGTACCGGCGTGCACATCAATTTCGCACACCGCACGTTCAGATGGTCAAACGGGGCGTCAGGGCAGGCTCATGTCTACTGCGTGATCATCGGCTTCGCGCGCAAGTCACGCCCACAGAAGCAAATCTTCGACTACCCAGACGTCAAGGGCGAGCCGGTTTTGCAACTTGTTGACTCCATCAACCCATACTTGGTTGAAGGTGATGAGTACGTCGTTTCAAACCGCCAGACGCAAATATCCGGTCAGCTAAGCATGTCGTTTGGGAACATGGCGGCCGACGGCGGACGACTACTTTTCACAGCGGCACAGCGCGACGAGTTTTTAGAGAAAGAGCCTGCCGCGGAGAAGTGGATGAAACCCTGTTGGGATGCGAACGCGCTAATCCAACGCCAACCCAGGTACTGCCTGTGGCTCGTTGGCATCAGCCCTACCGAGCTGAAGGCGCTCCCCTTGGTCTACGAACGCGTAGCAGAGACACAGATTATTCGGGCGAAGTCATCACGTCCCGCACTCGCCTCCATCCCGCATCTTTTCGCGCAGGTCACTCAATCACCCGATCACAGGTTCCTGTTGATCCCACGTCACTCGAGCGAGTCCCGTCGCTACATTCCCATGGGCTTTCTTGAGGAGGGCAACGTCTGCACTGATGCTTGTGTGGCTGTCCAGGATGCGAGCCTTTCTCTTTTCGCTATTTTGACCAGTGAGATGCATATGGACTGGATGCGCCTTGTCGGTGGGCGGCTTGAGGGGCGGTACCGCTATTCAAAAGACGTGGTCTACAACAACTTCGTTTTTCCGAAGACAACGCCGGATCAGACTGCCGACCTCGAAAGGCTTGGCCAAGCTGTGTTGGATGCTCGTGAGCTCTACCGTAACGACTCCCTAGCCACGCTTTACGATGACGTGCTCATGCCGCCCGAACTGCGCAAGGCACATTCGGCGATCGACGCTTACGTGGACCATCTGTATCGCGACGAGCCTTTTAACGGGTGGGACGATCGAGTCAAGATGCTGCTCGACATGCACGAGGTTCTGGAGGCGTAA